The Montipora capricornis isolate CH-2021 chromosome 6, ASM3666992v2, whole genome shotgun sequence genome has a window encoding:
- the LOC138053389 gene encoding uncharacterized protein, which translates to MVETEAIVNSRPLTTDDFTCKETPNPLTPKWSFLLFPPGISQQADLYSRKRWRRVQNLANEFWQRWRKTYLQSLQGRQKWLSPHKNLSVGDIVILQDESTSRNCWKLARVDKVYPSEDGLARKVKVGVGTDILDSRDKRVKLLVYLERPVHKLI; encoded by the coding sequence ATGGTGGAGACTGAGGCTATTGTAAATAGCCGACCCTTGACAACGGATGACTTCACGTGCAAGGAAACACCTAACCCACTGACACCCAAGTGGTCCTTTCTCCTTTTTCCGCCAGGAATATCTCAACAAGCCGACTTATATTCAAGGAAGCGCTGGCGGCGCGTTCAGAACCTGGCAAACGAGTTTTGGCAGAGATGGAGGAAAACCTATCTTCAGTCGCTCCAGGGCCGGCAGAAATGGCTGAGTCCTCACAAGAACTTAAGTGTGGGCGACATTGTCATTCTTCAGGATGAAAGTACCTCCAGAAATTGCTGGAAATTGGCAAGAGTGGACAAGGTGTACCCTAGCGAGGATGGTTTGGCAAGAAAGGTTAAGGTCGGGGTTGGAACAGACATCCTAGACAGCAGGGACAAACGTGTGAAACTGCTAGTCTACCTGGAAAGGCCGGTCCACAAGCTCATTTAG